A single region of the Garra rufa chromosome 20, GarRuf1.0, whole genome shotgun sequence genome encodes:
- the nmur3 gene encoding neuromedin-U receptor 2, with protein sequence MMALTCLCESVNGSYQDYVFCNSTTFNFTGNESGHCHVQTMDEVLFRLLGPRRSPFFFPVTFTYILIFVTGVLGNLLTCTVITKDRKMRTPTNLYLFSLAISDLLVLFFGMPLEIYELWQNYPFPFGESMCCFKIILFETVCFASVLNVTVLSVERYIAVIHPLKTRYAITNKHAQRVIASVWVLSLICAIPNTSLHGLQYQYLPERVLESATCNLLKPKWMYNLVIQVTTVLFYFVPMMMISVLYLMIGLTLARGQKQKKDKLDKNHDSWKIHLDSRRRRQVTKMHFVVVLVFAICWAPFHIDRLLWSFITSWTDHMYNIFEYVHIISGVLFYLSSAVNPVIYNLLSSRFRERFQALVCSRLPSSSSRNDSTPFYIIPKDPPTDLQRPG encoded by the exons ATGATGGCTCTGACCTGCCTTTGCGAGTCTGTGAACGGATCATACCAGGATTATGTGTTCTGCAACAGCACTACATTCAACTTCACCGGCAATGAGAGTGGACACTGCCACGTTCAGACCATGGATGAAGTTCTGTTTAGGCTTTTGGGCCCTAGACGATCTCCTTTTTTCTTTCCTGTAACCTTTACGTACATCCTTATCTTTGTTACAGGGGTCTTGGGAAACCTCCTGACTTGCACCGTAATCACTAAAGACAGGAAGATGCGGACACCCACAAATTTATATCTTTTTAGCTTGGCCATCTCAGACCTGCTAGTACTATTCTTCGGGATGCCGCTGGAAATCTACGAGCTTTGGCAGAACTACCCCTTCCCCTTTGGGGAAAGCATGTGCTGCTTTAAGATCATCTTATTTGAGACGGTTTGTTTTGCTTCTGTGCTTAACGTTACAGTGCTAAGCGTAGAACGCTACATAGCTGTCATTCACCCGCTCAAAACCCGCTATGCGATAACCAACAAGCATGCTCAAAGGGTCATTGCCAGTGTTTGGGTTCTGTCCCTGATCTGCGCCATTCCGAACACCTCGCTTCACGGCCTGCAGTACCAGTACCTGCCAGAGAGGGTTCTGGAATCAGCTACCTGCAACCTGCTCAAGCCCAAATGGATGTATAACTTAGTGATCCAGGTCACCACTGTACTCTTTTACTTTGTCCCTATGATGATGATCAGTGTGCTGTATCTGATGATTGGTCTGACACTGGCCAGGGGACAGAAGCAGAAGAAGGACAAACTGGACAAGAACCACGACAGCTGGAAAATCCATCTGGACAGCAGACGGAGGAGGCAGGTCACCAAGATGCATT TTGTGGTGGTATTAGTGTTTGCCATCTGCTGGGCTCCGTTCCACATCGACCGGCTTTTGTGGAGCTTCATCACAAGTTGGACGGACCACATGTATAACATATTCGAATATGTGCACATAATCTCAGGCGTGCTCTTTTACCTCAGCTCCGCCGTTAACCCTGTAATCTACAACCTTCTCTCCAGTCGTTTCCGGGAGCGGTTTCAAGCTCTGGTGTGCAGCCGCCTGCCATCAAGCTCTTCTCGTAATGACTCAACACCTTTCTACATCATCCCCAAAGACCCCCCCACTGATCTCCAACGTCCAGGCTAA